Proteins from one Pseudomonas bijieensis genomic window:
- a CDS encoding type III effector protein RopAA — protein MDPISLTPPLHSTTSTTGTAAAVPIGPVTAEQDLANRTGAIKAQLTRVFEPHINGANREAFEALIDDRSRTLANDGETAESVDAVLTKGSRLDRAAHDTVGFVRSVPFGVASIALDFVPAVTGNGSITAPLALSAIAGLVSSAADTVGNGLIQRATSDTQWLVAEDADLEPVMRESAQAAKPSLTTRAIEGSLTFQTFSARNALRTVVQPVVTHLVDAQTGSRVDSVIAAVGSPLSGMAAYDLQHSIDKSKHRIGPQYLLGRQDWHQRYKDLKNYGVGSAAMGIAKRVGSLPLDAMRDGSKSLQALVTPTGLTSGLGALAGGITAIGMAQTAAVNAARNAGISPAGVAAAGKATVTATMAPVLAAWVTTGVMTQPLADEASAALDRLSAGPAHPDELQGMLPLVEMSAAEQIGEDSDNEGDGVDVVSGRPTLNAAERAV, from the coding sequence ATGGATCCTATTTCCCTGACCCCCCCGCTCCATTCAACGACATCGACCACCGGGACCGCCGCAGCCGTCCCGATCGGTCCTGTCACGGCTGAACAGGACCTGGCAAATCGCACTGGTGCAATCAAGGCCCAGCTCACCCGGGTATTCGAGCCGCATATAAACGGTGCCAATCGCGAGGCCTTCGAAGCACTGATCGACGATCGTTCGCGCACCTTGGCCAATGACGGGGAAACCGCGGAAAGCGTCGATGCCGTACTGACCAAAGGCTCTCGGCTGGATCGCGCGGCCCATGACACTGTTGGATTCGTTCGTTCGGTTCCCTTCGGCGTGGCGTCCATTGCGCTGGACTTCGTCCCGGCGGTGACCGGCAATGGCTCGATTACCGCGCCGTTGGCGCTGTCGGCGATTGCCGGCCTGGTCAGCAGCGCCGCCGACACGGTCGGCAATGGCCTGATCCAGCGCGCCACCAGCGACACCCAGTGGCTGGTGGCCGAAGATGCCGATCTGGAACCGGTCATGCGGGAATCCGCCCAGGCGGCGAAGCCGAGCCTGACGACCCGGGCTATCGAAGGCAGCCTGACTTTCCAGACCTTCAGCGCGCGAAACGCGTTGCGCACGGTCGTCCAACCCGTCGTGACGCATCTCGTCGATGCGCAAACGGGCAGCAGGGTGGACTCTGTGATAGCTGCCGTCGGTTCTCCGCTTTCAGGCATGGCCGCCTATGACCTGCAACATTCCATCGATAAATCGAAACACCGGATTGGCCCGCAATACCTGTTGGGGCGTCAAGACTGGCACCAGCGTTACAAGGACCTCAAGAATTATGGCGTAGGAAGTGCTGCGATGGGCATTGCGAAGCGGGTCGGCAGCCTGCCGCTGGACGCGATGCGCGATGGCAGCAAATCGCTGCAAGCCCTGGTTACGCCGACCGGCTTGACCAGTGGTCTTGGAGCGTTGGCCGGCGGGATTACTGCGATCGGTATGGCCCAGACCGCCGCTGTCAATGCAGCCAGGAACGCCGGGATTTCGCCTGCGGGTGTTGCGGCGGCTGGCAAGGCGACGGTTACGGCCACGATGGCCCCGGTGCTCGCCGCCTGGGTGACGACGGGAGTGATGACCCAGCCGTTGGCGGACGAGGCCTCCGCCGCGTTGGACAGGCTATCTGCCGGTCCCGCTCATCCGGATGAGCTGCAGGGAATGTTGCCCTTGGTCGAAATGTCGGCGGCCGAACAGATCGGGGAAGACAGCGACAATGAGGGTGACGGCGTCGATGTTGTCTCGGGCCGCCCGACCCTCAATGCCGCTGAGCGAGCTGTTTAG
- a CDS encoding putative RNA methyltransferase: protein MLACPICSEPLNAVDNGVVCPAGHRFDRARQGYLNLLPVQHKNSRDPGDNQAMVEARRDFLNAGHYAPVARRLAELAAERAPGRWLDIGCGEGYYTAQIAEALPNADGYALDISREAVKRACKRNPQLTWLIASMARVPLADGCCQFLASVFSPLDWQEAKRLLSPGGGLMKVGPTAGHLMELRERLYDEVRQYTDDKHLALVPSGMALDHSETLEFKLTLDSGQDRANLLAMTPHGWRASSERRASVIEQAEPFEVTVSMRYDYFVLQ from the coding sequence ATGCTCGCCTGCCCGATCTGCAGTGAGCCGCTGAACGCGGTGGACAACGGTGTGGTGTGCCCGGCCGGCCACCGCTTCGACCGCGCGCGGCAGGGTTACCTGAACCTGCTGCCGGTGCAGCACAAGAACAGCCGCGACCCCGGCGACAACCAGGCGATGGTCGAAGCCCGTCGCGATTTTCTCAACGCAGGGCATTACGCCCCCGTCGCCCGGCGTCTGGCGGAACTGGCCGCCGAACGTGCGCCCGGACGCTGGCTGGACATCGGCTGTGGCGAGGGCTACTACACCGCGCAAATCGCTGAAGCGTTACCCAATGCCGATGGTTATGCCCTGGACATCTCCCGAGAGGCGGTCAAGCGTGCCTGCAAACGCAACCCACAACTGACCTGGTTGATCGCCAGCATGGCCCGCGTGCCCTTGGCGGACGGCTGCTGTCAGTTCCTGGCCAGCGTGTTCAGCCCGCTGGACTGGCAGGAAGCCAAGCGTTTACTCAGTCCCGGTGGCGGCCTGATGAAAGTCGGCCCCACCGCCGGCCATCTGATGGAATTGCGCGAACGCCTGTACGACGAAGTTCGCCAGTACACCGATGACAAGCACCTGGCCCTGGTGCCTTCGGGCATGGCGCTCGATCACAGCGAAACCCTCGAATTCAAGCTGACGCTCGACAGCGGCCAGGACCGCGCCAACCTGCTGGCCATGACGCCCCACGGCTGGCGTGCCAGTTCCGAACGCCGTGCCAGCGTGATCGAGCAGGCCGAGCCGTTCGAAGTCACGGTGTCGATGCGCTACGATTATTTCGTTCTTCAATAA
- the dapD gene encoding 2,3,4,5-tetrahydropyridine-2,6-dicarboxylate N-succinyltransferase, which produces MSTTLFSLAFGVGTQNRQGAWLEVFYAQPLLNPSADIVKAIAPILGYSEGNQAITFTTAQASQLAEALKGVDAAQAALLTRLAESHKPLVATLLAEDAQLSSTPEAYLKLHLLSHRLVKPHGLNLAGIFPLLPNVAWTSQGAIDLSELAEHQLEARLRGELLEVFSVDKFPKMTDYVVPAGVRIADAARIRLGAYVGEGTTVMHEGFVNFNAGTEGPGMIEGRVSAGVFVGKGSDLGGGCSTMGTLSGGGNIVIKVGEGCLIGANAGIGIPLGDRNTVESGLYVTAGTKVALLDENNQLVKVVKARELAGQPDLLFRRNSETGAVECKTHKSAIELNEALHAHN; this is translated from the coding sequence ATGTCCACTACCCTGTTCAGCCTGGCCTTCGGTGTCGGCACTCAAAACCGTCAAGGCGCCTGGCTGGAAGTGTTCTACGCACAGCCGCTGCTCAACCCGTCGGCTGACATCGTCAAAGCCATCGCGCCGATCCTTGGCTACAGCGAAGGCAACCAGGCCATCACCTTCACCACCGCCCAGGCCTCGCAACTGGCTGAAGCGCTCAAGGGTGTCGATGCCGCGCAAGCCGCGCTGCTGACCCGCCTGGCCGAAAGCCACAAACCGCTGGTCGCCACGCTGCTGGCCGAAGATGCCCAACTGAGCTCCACGCCTGAGGCTTACCTCAAGCTGCACCTGCTGTCCCATCGCCTGGTCAAGCCCCATGGCCTGAACCTGGCTGGCATCTTCCCGCTGCTGCCGAACGTGGCCTGGACCAGCCAGGGCGCGATCGACCTGAGCGAACTGGCCGAGCACCAGCTCGAAGCCCGCCTGCGTGGCGAGTTGCTGGAAGTGTTCTCGGTGGACAAGTTCCCGAAAATGACCGACTACGTGGTGCCGGCTGGCGTACGGATCGCCGATGCCGCGCGGATCCGCCTGGGCGCCTACGTGGGCGAAGGCACCACCGTGATGCACGAAGGTTTCGTCAACTTCAACGCCGGCACCGAAGGCCCGGGCATGATCGAAGGCCGCGTGTCGGCTGGCGTGTTCGTCGGCAAGGGTTCGGACCTGGGCGGCGGTTGCTCGACCATGGGCACCCTGTCGGGCGGCGGCAACATCGTGATCAAGGTTGGCGAAGGCTGCCTGATCGGCGCCAACGCCGGCATCGGTATCCCGCTGGGCGACCGCAACACCGTGGAGTCGGGCCTGTACGTGACCGCCGGCACCAAGGTCGCGCTGCTGGACGAGAACAACCAACTGGTCAAGGTGGTCAAGGCCCGTGAACTGGCTGGCCAACCCGACCTGTTGTTCCGCCGCAACTCCGAGACTGGCGCGGTGGAATGCAAGACCCATAAATCGGCCATCGAGCTGAACGAAGCGCTGCACGCCCACAACTAA
- a CDS encoding cold shock domain-containing protein, with product MAARETGSVKWFNDAKGYGFIQREGGADVFVHYRAIRGEGHRSLTEGQQVEYAVVEGQKGLQAEDVVGL from the coding sequence ATGGCAGCACGGGAAACCGGCAGTGTGAAGTGGTTCAACGACGCCAAGGGCTACGGCTTCATCCAGCGTGAAGGCGGCGCGGATGTGTTCGTGCATTACCGCGCCATTCGTGGCGAAGGCCACCGTTCACTGACCGAAGGCCAGCAGGTCGAGTACGCGGTTGTGGAAGGGCAGAAGGGCTTGCAGGCTGAGGATGTGGTGGGGTTGTAA
- a CDS encoding type II toxin-antitoxin system PemK/MazF family toxin — protein MPLYYHSKQGDVLLCDFTRGFVAPEMLKIRKVVVISPTATHSRKLCTVVPISSTTPQTQQDWHHLLRTNPLQSDGYKELWVKCDMIYTVSFERLDKLHRKTRSKGREYFVPRLGSEDMQGVIAGVKAYLPL, from the coding sequence ATGCCTCTCTATTACCATTCCAAGCAAGGCGATGTTCTTCTTTGCGACTTCACGCGGGGCTTTGTTGCACCTGAAATGCTGAAGATCCGCAAGGTGGTAGTGATCTCCCCTACCGCCACACACAGTCGCAAGCTCTGTACCGTAGTGCCGATTTCCTCCACAACTCCACAAACTCAGCAGGACTGGCACCACCTGCTCCGCACCAACCCCCTCCAGTCCGATGGCTACAAAGAGCTTTGGGTGAAGTGCGACATGATTTATACCGTGAGTTTTGAACGTCTGGACAAGCTGCACAGAAAGACTCGATCCAAGGGCCGAGAGTACTTCGTTCCTCGCCTGGGCTCTGAAGACATGCAAGGCGTGATCGCCGGTGTGAAGGCCTACCTTCCGCTCTAA
- a CDS encoding ArsC family reductase, with product MPRENKHLQLFGIKACDTMKKARTWLDEHAVRYDFHDYKTAGIDREHLTQWCNEHGWQVVLNRAGTTFRKLDDERKADLDQTKAIELMLAQPSMIKRPVLDLGDRTLIGFKPDIYTAEIK from the coding sequence ATGCCCAGGGAAAACAAGCATTTACAGCTTTTCGGCATCAAAGCCTGCGATACGATGAAAAAAGCGCGTACCTGGCTCGATGAGCACGCGGTGCGCTATGACTTTCACGATTACAAAACTGCCGGCATCGACCGTGAGCACCTGACCCAATGGTGCAACGAACATGGCTGGCAAGTGGTGTTGAACCGTGCCGGTACGACCTTTCGCAAACTCGACGACGAACGCAAAGCCGATCTCGACCAGACGAAAGCCATCGAACTGATGCTCGCCCAACCCTCGATGATCAAGCGCCCGGTGCTCGATCTCGGTGACCGAACCCTGATTGGCTTCAAGCCAGATATTTATACGGCAGAGATCAAGTAA
- the dapE gene encoding succinyl-diaminopimelate desuccinylase yields MTAHADLSPTLQLACDLIRRPSVTPVDADCQKLMMQRLGNAGFALEPMRIEDVDNFWASHGKHDGPVLCFAGHTDVVPTGPVQAWQLDPFDAVIDEHGMLCGRGAADMKGSLAAMVVAAERFVADYPDHKGSVTFLITSDEEGPAHHGTKAVVERLKARQERLDWCIVGEPSSTTLVGDVVKNGRRGSLGAKLTVRGKQGHVAYPHLAKNPIHLAAPALAELAAEHWDHGNDFFPPTSFQISNLNAGTGATNVIPGDLVAVFNFRFSTESTVEGLQQRVADILDKHQLDWHIDWALSGLPFLTEPGALLDAVSSSIKDVTGRETQASTSGGTSDGRFIATMGTQVVELGPVNATIHQVNERVLAADLEVLTEIYYKTLIKLLA; encoded by the coding sequence ATGACGGCCCACGCCGACCTCTCGCCGACCCTGCAACTCGCCTGCGACCTGATCCGCCGTCCGTCCGTGACGCCGGTGGATGCTGATTGCCAGAAACTGATGATGCAGCGCCTGGGTAATGCGGGTTTTGCGCTCGAGCCGATGCGCATCGAGGATGTGGATAACTTCTGGGCCAGCCATGGCAAGCATGACGGTCCGGTGCTGTGCTTCGCCGGGCACACCGACGTGGTGCCGACCGGCCCGGTGCAGGCCTGGCAGCTCGACCCGTTCGACGCGGTCATCGATGAGCACGGCATGCTTTGTGGCCGTGGCGCAGCGGACATGAAGGGCAGTCTGGCGGCGATGGTGGTGGCGGCCGAACGGTTCGTCGCCGACTATCCGGACCACAAGGGCTCGGTCACCTTCCTGATCACCAGCGATGAAGAAGGCCCGGCCCACCACGGCACCAAGGCCGTGGTCGAACGTCTCAAGGCCCGTCAGGAGCGGCTGGACTGGTGCATCGTCGGCGAGCCATCGAGCACCACCTTGGTGGGCGATGTGGTCAAGAACGGCCGGCGCGGTTCCCTCGGCGCGAAGCTGACCGTGCGTGGCAAGCAAGGCCACGTGGCCTATCCACACCTGGCGAAGAACCCGATTCACCTGGCTGCCCCGGCGCTGGCTGAATTGGCCGCCGAGCATTGGGACCACGGCAACGACTTCTTCCCGCCGACCAGTTTCCAGATCTCCAACCTCAACGCTGGCACCGGCGCGACCAACGTGATCCCCGGTGACCTGGTGGCGGTGTTCAACTTCCGTTTTTCCACCGAGTCCACCGTCGAAGGCCTGCAACAGCGCGTCGCCGACATTCTCGACAAACATCAACTGGACTGGCACATCGACTGGGCGTTGTCCGGCCTGCCGTTCCTCACCGAACCGGGTGCATTGCTCGACGCGGTGTCGTCGAGCATCAAGGACGTCACCGGTCGCGAGACCCAGGCGTCTACCAGCGGCGGCACGTCCGACGGTCGCTTCATCGCCACCATGGGCACGCAAGTGGTAGAGCTGGGGCCGGTCAACGCGACCATCCACCAGGTCAATGAACGAGTGCTGGCAGCCGATCTCGAGGTGCTGACCGAGATCTACTACAAGACGCTGATCAAGTTGCTCGCCTGA
- a CDS encoding SufE family protein produces the protein MNLPADAAAALQIFQDASGWEQRARLLMQWGERLPPLSDADKCDANLVHGCESQVWLVGQLHDGHWQFAASSDARLIRGLVALLLARVNGLSADELQQVDLPDWFNQLGLSRQLSPSRSNGLNAVLQRMRELTQ, from the coding sequence ATGAATCTACCCGCCGATGCCGCCGCAGCGTTGCAGATTTTCCAGGACGCCTCGGGCTGGGAACAACGCGCCCGGCTGCTGATGCAATGGGGCGAGCGCCTGCCGCCCCTGAGCGACGCAGACAAATGCGACGCCAACCTCGTTCATGGCTGTGAGAGCCAGGTGTGGTTGGTGGGCCAGTTGCACGACGGACATTGGCAGTTTGCCGCCAGCAGCGATGCGCGGTTGATTCGTGGGCTGGTGGCGTTGCTGCTGGCGCGGGTCAATGGATTGTCCGCTGACGAGTTGCAGCAGGTGGATTTGCCGGATTGGTTCAATCAGCTGGGATTGTCGCGACAGTTGTCGCCGTCGCGTAGCAATGGCTTGAATGCTGTATTGCAGCGGATGCGCGAATTGACGCAATGA
- a CDS encoding Na+/H+ antiporter has product MQSAYTVLILLMLVGVSRLIGRLIPLPLPLVQIGAGAVLAWPSLGLHVALDPELFLFLFLPPLLFSDGWRMPKREFWRLRGPILTLAVGLVLFTVVGAGYFIHWLLPGIPLPVAFALAAVLSPTDAVAVSAIARDRLPAPLMHMLQGEALMNDASGLVTFKFALAAAITGVFSLAGASLAFVLVAVGGLLVGVVLSWLVGRLRAWMIARSWDDPATHVVFMLLLPFAAYVLAERLGASGILSAVAAGMMQSWLDLLPRQTGTRLLNRSVWSLLEFAFNGLIFLLLGLQLPDIIKAVTSHEPTLWPTLFYRCLDVVAIFLVLLVLRFVWVQSIWRVSGLLRRWRGKGELTLVPTARSCWLLTFGGVRGAVTLAGVLSVPLLLGAGEAFPERDLLIFIAAGVILLSLIAACIALPLLLRGIEKSPDDKRRNEVREAWRKTAEAAIHALEVEEPTEATSTPDAAQAALATEVKARLMSEYRHQLEVFNDSAEAQALAFEMDLLERRLRLKAFRAQRLELYRLSRHHQIGDDVLREVLGELDLAEANLGLGK; this is encoded by the coding sequence ATGCAAAGCGCCTATACCGTCCTGATCCTGTTGATGCTGGTGGGCGTGTCGCGCCTGATCGGACGGTTGATTCCGCTGCCGTTGCCCCTGGTGCAGATCGGCGCCGGCGCCGTGCTGGCCTGGCCCTCGCTGGGGCTGCATGTGGCGCTTGATCCCGAGTTGTTTCTGTTTCTGTTCCTGCCGCCGCTGCTGTTCTCCGATGGTTGGCGCATGCCCAAGCGCGAATTCTGGCGCCTGCGCGGGCCGATCCTGACGCTGGCGGTAGGGTTGGTGCTGTTTACGGTAGTTGGGGCGGGGTATTTCATTCATTGGCTGCTGCCCGGTATCCCGTTGCCGGTGGCCTTCGCCCTGGCGGCTGTCCTGTCACCGACCGACGCCGTGGCGGTCTCGGCGATTGCCCGGGACCGCTTGCCCGCGCCATTGATGCACATGCTCCAGGGCGAAGCGTTGATGAACGATGCGTCGGGCCTGGTGACCTTCAAGTTCGCCCTGGCGGCGGCGATCACTGGCGTGTTTTCCCTGGCGGGGGCGAGCCTGGCCTTTGTCTTGGTGGCGGTCGGTGGCCTGTTGGTGGGCGTGGTGTTGAGTTGGCTGGTGGGCCGCTTGCGGGCCTGGATGATTGCCCGGAGCTGGGACGATCCGGCCACCCACGTGGTGTTCATGTTGCTACTGCCATTCGCAGCCTATGTGCTGGCTGAACGCTTGGGCGCCTCGGGGATTCTCTCGGCGGTGGCGGCAGGCATGATGCAGAGCTGGCTCGACCTGCTGCCGCGCCAGACCGGCACGCGATTGCTCAATCGCAGTGTCTGGTCGCTGTTGGAATTCGCCTTCAACGGCTTGATCTTCCTGCTGCTGGGCTTGCAATTGCCGGACATCATCAAGGCCGTGACCAGCCATGAGCCGACGTTGTGGCCTACGTTGTTCTATCGCTGCCTGGACGTGGTGGCGATTTTCCTGGTGTTGTTGGTGCTGCGGTTTGTCTGGGTGCAAAGCATCTGGCGCGTGTCCGGGCTGTTGCGCCGCTGGCGCGGCAAGGGCGAGTTGACCCTGGTGCCGACGGCGCGTTCCTGCTGGTTGCTGACCTTCGGCGGTGTGCGCGGGGCGGTGACGTTGGCAGGTGTGTTGTCGGTGCCGTTGTTGCTGGGGGCGGGGGAGGCATTTCCCGAGCGGGACTTGCTGATCTTCATTGCCGCCGGGGTGATTCTGCTGTCGCTGATTGCGGCCTGCATCGCCCTGCCACTGCTGCTGCGGGGTATCGAGAAGAGCCCCGACGACAAGCGTCGCAACGAAGTTCGCGAGGCTTGGCGCAAAACCGCTGAAGCGGCGATCCATGCGCTGGAAGTGGAGGAGCCGACCGAAGCGACCAGTACGCCGGATGCGGCCCAGGCGGCGTTGGCGACCGAGGTCAAGGCGCGGTTGATGTCTGAATATCGCCATCAGTTGGAGGTGTTCAACGACTCCGCCGAAGCCCAGGCGTTGGCGTTCGAGATGGACCTGCTGGAACGCCGGCTGCGCTTGAAGGCTTTTCGGGCGCAGCGGCTGGAGCTGTATCGCCTCAGCCGTCATCACCAGATTGGGGATGACGTGTTGCGTGAGGTGCTGGGGGAGTTGGATCTGGCGGAGGCGAATTTGGGGTTGGGTAAATAA
- a CDS encoding aminotransferase class V-fold PLP-dependent enzyme encodes MLIPSPWRADFPAIAALQRQGQTYLDSAATTQKPQALLDALTHYYANGAANVHRAQHLPGAHATQAFEDSRLKVAQWLNAGDCGQIVFTHGATSALNLLAYGLEHLFNPGDEIVISALEHHANLLPWQQLAERRSLTLVVLPLDADGVIDPGAAAELIGPRTRLLAVSQLSNVLGAWQPVPTLLALAKAQGALTVIDGAQGVVHGRHDVQALGCDFYVFSSHKLYGPDGLGVLFGRTEALGNLRHWQFGGEMVQQADYHNATFRPAPLGFEAGTPPIASVIGLGATLDYLSTLDPQAVIDHEAALHDYLLHGLLARNGVRLVGNPRLALASFVVEGVHNADLAHLLTEQGIAVRAGHHCAMPLFKHLKLSGAIRVSLALYNDSADIERFFEALDQALEMLR; translated from the coding sequence ATGTTGATTCCATCCCCTTGGCGCGCCGACTTCCCGGCCATCGCCGCCCTGCAACGGCAAGGCCAGACCTACCTGGACAGCGCCGCCACCACGCAAAAACCCCAAGCCCTGCTCGATGCCCTGACGCATTACTACGCCAATGGCGCCGCCAATGTGCACCGTGCACAACACCTACCGGGCGCCCACGCCACCCAGGCGTTCGAAGACAGCCGCCTCAAGGTGGCGCAATGGCTCAACGCCGGGGATTGCGGGCAGATCGTCTTCACCCATGGCGCCACTTCGGCGCTGAACCTGCTGGCCTACGGGCTGGAACATCTGTTCAACCCGGGCGATGAAATCGTCATCAGCGCCCTGGAACACCACGCCAACCTGTTGCCGTGGCAGCAACTGGCCGAGCGCCGTTCGTTGACGCTGGTGGTGTTGCCGCTAGACGCTGACGGGGTGATCGATCCTGGCGCCGCCGCCGAACTGATCGGCCCGCGTACCCGCTTGCTGGCGGTGAGCCAGTTGTCCAATGTGCTGGGAGCCTGGCAGCCAGTGCCTACACTGCTGGCGCTGGCCAAGGCCCAGGGCGCACTGACAGTGATCGACGGCGCCCAAGGCGTGGTCCATGGTCGCCACGACGTTCAGGCACTGGGCTGCGACTTTTATGTGTTTTCCAGCCACAAACTCTACGGCCCCGACGGGCTGGGCGTGCTGTTTGGTCGTACCGAGGCCCTTGGCAACCTGCGCCATTGGCAGTTCGGTGGCGAAATGGTGCAACAGGCCGATTACCACAACGCCACGTTCCGCCCGGCGCCGCTGGGCTTCGAGGCCGGCACGCCGCCGATTGCCAGCGTGATCGGGTTGGGCGCGACCCTGGACTACCTGTCCACTCTTGATCCGCAAGCGGTCATTGACCATGAGGCGGCGCTGCATGACTACCTGCTCCATGGTTTGTTGGCTCGCAACGGCGTGCGCCTGGTAGGCAACCCACGGCTGGCCCTGGCCAGCTTCGTGGTTGAAGGCGTGCACAACGCCGACCTGGCCCATCTGCTGACCGAACAAGGCATCGCCGTGCGCGCCGGGCATCACTGCGCCATGCCGCTGTTCAAGCATTTGAAGCTGTCCGGGGCGATTCGGGTGTCACTGGCGCTGTACAACGACTCCGCCGATATCGAACGCTTCTTCGAAGCGCTGGATCAGGCCTTGGAGATGCTTCGATGA